The Cyanobacteria bacterium QS_8_64_29 nucleotide sequence CAGGAGCCGCCCAACTCCTTTGCTGCCGATTACGAGGGCTTTGGTAGCGAAGCGGCCATGGAAGAAGCCACTGCCCAAGCCGAGCTGCGCGAGTGACCGCTTGATACCAATTTGAGCAGTAGATGCACGTTTTTCAAAGAATGTAATTCCCATATTGAGGGAATTTCGGAGATCAGAATCTAGTGCACAAGCCACGAGAATTGGTATGACGGCTGGCGCGCGGGGCCGGCATGCGCTCGACCTAGTACAGCCCACGGTGCCTTATGGCCGAATCCACGCGAACGCTCTGTCCTTACTGCGGTGTTGGTTGCGGGTTGGAGGCCGTGCCACCGGCCCACTCCGGTAAAGCCACCCACCGCGATAGCGAAGGCACCCCCATCTGGAAAGTCAAAGGTGATCGCGCCCATCCCTCCAGCCAGGGCCAAGTGTGCGTTAAGGGGGCCACCGTCACCGAGTCGCTGCACAAAAACCGGCTCAAGCGCCCCATGATGCGGGACTCGCTAGACGAACCCTTTCGCCGCGTCAGCTGGGACGAGGCCCTGGGGCAGGTCACCGAGCGCATGCAAATGCTGTGCCAAACCCAGGGCCCGGATGCCATTTGTGCTTACGGCTCGGGGCAGTTCCACACTGAGGACTACTACCTGGCTCAAAAGCTGCTCAAGGGGTACTTGGGCACCAACAACTTTGATGCCAACTCCCGGTTGTGCATGTCCTCGGCCGTGGCGGGCTACGCGCAGAGCTTTGGCACCGACGGGCCGCCCTGCTGCTACGCGGATCTGGAAGCGACGGATTTGGCCTTTCTCATTGGCACCAATACCGCCGACTGCCACCCCATCGTTTTCAACCGCCTGCGCAAGCACCACAAGCGCAACCGCAACGTCAAGTTGGTCGTGGTGGACCCGCGTCAGACCAAAACGGCTCAGGCTGCTGACATCCACCTGGCCCTGGCGCCGGGCACCGACATTACGCTGCTCAACGGCATTGCCCACTTGTTGCTGCAGTGGGGCTATCTTGATGCCCCCTTCATCGATGAATGCGTGCAAGGGGTCCCCGAGCTGGCAGCAGTTGTCCGCCAGTACCCACCGGAATTCGTGGCGCGCCAGTGCGGCATCCGCGTCGACCAACTGGAGGCGGTCGCGCGCTGGTGGGGCGAGGCTGAGCGCGCGCTCTCGCTGTGGTCGATGGGTATGAACCAGTCCGCCGAGGGCACGGCCAAGGTGCGCTCGCTGATCAACCTGCACCTCATGACCGGCCAAATCGGCAAGCCCGGCGCCGGCCCCTTTTCGCTTACCGGGCAGCCCAACGCCATGGGCGGCCGCGAAGCCGGCGGGCTGGCCCACATTCTGCCGGGTTACCGCACGGTCAAAAATGCCGAGCATCGCGCCGAGCTAGAGCGGCTCTGGGGCGTACCCGAAGGACGCATCTCGCCCCAGCCTGGCCGCTCCGCCTGGGAGATCGTCACCGGCTTGGAGTGTGGGGAAGTGGGCCTGTTGTGGATCGCGGCGACCAACCCGGCCGTGAGCATGCCCGATCTGGCGCGGACCAAGGCAGCGCTGGCGCAGTCCCCGTTCACGGTCTATCAGGATGCCTACTACCCCACCGAAACGGCTGCTTATGCCCACGTGCTGCTGCCAGCCGCCCAGTGGAGCGAAAAGACCGGGACCATGACCAACTCCGAGCGCATGGTGACGCTCTGCCCGGCCTTTCGCGACCCGCCCGGCGAGGCCCGCCCTGATTGGGCCATCTTTGCCGAGGTGGGACGCCGCCTGGGCTTTGGCAATGCCTTTGCGTTCAACGATGCGGCCGAGGTGTATGCCGAGTTCGCGGCGCTGACCCGGAATCGCCCCTGCGACATGACGGGCCTGAACCA carries:
- a CDS encoding nitrate reductase catalytic subunit, with translation MAESTRTLCPYCGVGCGLEAVPPAHSGKATHRDSEGTPIWKVKGDRAHPSSQGQVCVKGATVTESLHKNRLKRPMMRDSLDEPFRRVSWDEALGQVTERMQMLCQTQGPDAICAYGSGQFHTEDYYLAQKLLKGYLGTNNFDANSRLCMSSAVAGYAQSFGTDGPPCCYADLEATDLAFLIGTNTADCHPIVFNRLRKHHKRNRNVKLVVVDPRQTKTAQAADIHLALAPGTDITLLNGIAHLLLQWGYLDAPFIDECVQGVPELAAVVRQYPPEFVARQCGIRVDQLEAVARWWGEAERALSLWSMGMNQSAEGTAKVRSLINLHLMTGQIGKPGAGPFSLTGQPNAMGGREAGGLAHILPGYRTVKNAEHRAELERLWGVPEGRISPQPGRSAWEIVTGLECGEVGLLWIAATNPAVSMPDLARTKAALAQSPFTVYQDAYYPTETAAYAHVLLPAAQWSEKTGTMTNSERMVTLCPAFRDPPGEARPDWAIFAEVGRRLGFGNAFAFNDAAEVYAEFAALTRNRPCDMTGLNHQRLRQEGPLQWPCPDSQDPEQARLPTKRLYTDLRFNTSDGRARAIAVHSRGLAEPTDDRYPFVLTVGRLYGHWHTQTRTGRIPKIAKMHPQPWLEVHPRDAQKLGLADGGRVEVRSRRGRAWFPAMLTTVIAPGMVFAPMHWGALWADGAEANAMTHPERCPSSGQPELKACAVQLRPVAEQAAPATAAAATAPNP